In the genome of Doryrhamphus excisus isolate RoL2022-K1 chromosome 11, RoL_Dexc_1.0, whole genome shotgun sequence, one region contains:
- the slc46a3 gene encoding solute carrier family 46 member 3 produces MVFRLCLQEVQRQASLFSLYSEVLSAIPSLVVTLMVVAYSDRGGRKLAIILPLVGTLAYTLALLSVSYFELNVYILVGCTLISALCGGLGTFLGGCFAYIADLSEDGQQKTLRIAGLDSMIGLLSGVAALSTGYFLKVAGFNWPFLTSAVCQVFILLYAIFILEETVKQPPPDAANLGESQQRWAMQQMFYGVYQMFAGASPKRRALLILLMLIFNSFCFTYMGGISLFVLYELNEPLCWTEILIGYGTALFTAIFLSSFMGVAAFTYCGTPQLLIVLMGILSVAMGMVMMAFSKTTLMVFLARVPMLLSIMPYAVLRSMMSKIIPKSEQGEHPLKRHVCRLYQKYSCCTRTYSRLSFSCMCRRPVRLPGLSGGADVQRVGGGLQQLVRGHGGVVSWFCLLAVRGTLLDPHVAAGGGVRDRTGRD; encoded by the exons ATGGTGTTCCGCTTGTGTCTCCAGGAAGTGCAGCGGCAAGCGTCCCTCTTCTCACTCTACTCAGAGGTCTTGTCGGCCATCCCCTCCCTGGTGGTCACGCTCATGGTGGTGGCCTACAGCGACCGCGGTGGCCGTAAGCTGGCCATCATCCTTCCCCTGGTCGGCACGCTGGCGTACACCCTGGCCCTCCTGTCCGTCTCCTACTTCGAGCTCAACGTCTACATCCTGGTGGGCTGTACGCTCATCTCTGCTCTATGCGGGGGCCTGGGCACCTTCCTGGGGGGCTGCTTTGCCTACATCGCCGACCTGAGCGAGGACGGCCAGCAGAAGACGTTGCGCATTGCAGGGCTGGACTCGATGATTGGCTTGTTGTCGGGCGTGGCCGCCCTGTCGACGGGCTACTTCCTGAAGGTGGCGGGCTTCAACTGGCCCTTCCTGACCTCCGCCGTGTGTCAAGTGTTCATCCTGTTGTACGCCATCTTCATTCTGGAGGAGACCGTCAAGCAGCCTCCCCCTGACGCCGCCAATCTGGGCGAGTCCCAGCAGCGCTGGGCCATGCAGCAGATGTTCTACGGCGTCTACCAGATGTTTGCGGGGGCCAGCCCAAAGCGCCGGGCGTTACTGATCCTCCTGATGTTGATCTTCAACAGCTTCTGCTTCACCTACATGGGCGGGATCTCCCTCTTTGTGCTCTATGAGCTCAACGAGCCGCTGTGCTGGACCGAGATCCTGATTGGCTATGGCACGGCGCTGTTCACCGCCATCTTCCTGTCCAGCTTTATGGGCGTGGCGGCGTTCACGTACTGCGGCACGCCTCAGCTGCTGATAGTCCTGATGGGCATCCTGTCCGTAGCCATGGGCATGGTCATGATGGCGTTCTCCAAAACAACGCTCATGGTATTTCTGG CGAGGGTGCCGATGCTCCTGTCCATCATGCCGTATGCTGTGCTGCGCTCCATGATGTCAAAGATCATCCCCAAATCGGAGCAGGGTGAGCATCCGCTGAAGCGCCACGTTTGTAGACTCTACCAGAAGTACTCTTGTTGTACTCGAACCTACTCGAGACTAAGTTTCTCATGCATGTGCAGGCGCCCTGTTCGCCTGCCTGGCCTTTCTGGAGGTGCTGACGTCCAACGTGTCGGTGGCGGTCTTCAACAGCTTGTACGCGGCCACGGTGGCGTGGTATCCTGGTTTTGTCTTCTTGCTGTCCGCGGGACTCTGCTTGATCCCCATGTTGCTGCTGGG GGTGGTGTGCGTGATCGGACTGGACGTGACTAA